The following are encoded in a window of Anopheles stephensi strain Indian chromosome X, UCI_ANSTEP_V1.0, whole genome shotgun sequence genomic DNA:
- the LOC118505227 gene encoding uncharacterized protein K02A2.6-like, with translation MKALARSYVYWPGIDTDIERTAKSCCECARQATSPPKFSNHHWQYPNNPWDRIHVDYAGPIFGTMLLIVVDAFSKWVEVKPTQSTTTAATIQLLDDLFAAYGAPVTIVSDNGTQFTSSEFKAFLQQSGVKFHKLSAPYHPATNGQAERYVQTVKRALRAMGTTSSNLQTNINQFLQQYRKVPHSETGESPAKMFLGRNIRTRLDLVRPRDAHARLIEKQQTRFEPTYRSFLPGQQIYCLSGNPRMDKWIPATILSRLGDLHYDVLYQGRHLKRHIDQIRSFLGNNQPTGTADESETIRPSGFNQRRHYYNNQSTLLPQSETVSTDGTESSDSQYATPVSSPERTASPELRRSERIRRPPNRYSP, from the coding sequence ATGAAAGCGTTGGCACGTTCATATGTCTACTGGCCGGGCATCGACACAGACATCGAACGAACAGCCAAATCATGCTGCGAATGCGCACGACAAGCTACATCACCGCCCAAGTTCAGCAACCATCACTGGCAGTATCCAAATAACCCGTGGGACAGAATACACGTCGATTACGCTGGACCCATATTTGGAACGATGTTGCTAATCGTCGTGGACGCCTTCAGCAAGTGGGTTGAAGTCAAGCCAACCCAATCAACAACTACTGCTGCAACCATCCAACTGTTGGATGACTTGTTTGCCGCGTATGGAGCACCGGTAACAATTGTGTCGGACAACGGGACTCAATTTACATCTTCTGAATTCAAGGCGTTCCTACAACAAAGTGGTGTCAAATTCCACAAGTTGTCTGCTCCATACCATCCGGCGACCAACGGACAGGCCGAACGCTACGTCCAAACAGTCAAGCGTGCTTTGCGAGCGATGGGGACAACTAGCAGCAACCTGCAGACGAACATCAATCAGTTTCTGCAGCAGTATCGCAAAGTTCCCCACAGCGAAACGGGAGAGTCGCCAGCGAAGATGTTCCTAGGTCGCAACATCAGGACACGACTCGATCTAGTTCGACCCCGAGATGCACACGCTAGACTCATAGAGAAGCAGCAGACACGATTCGAACCAACGTATCGTTCATTCCTCCCAGGACAACAAATCTATTGCTTGTCTGGCAACCCGAGGATGGACAAATGGATTCCTGCAACGATACTCTCCCGCCTTGGTGATCTACACTACGACGTCCTTTACCAGGGAAGACATCTGAAACGACACATTGATCAGATAAGATCATTCCTGGGCAACAATCAACCTACCGGAACTGCGGACGAATCTGAGACCATCAGACCAAGCGGATTCAATCAACGCAGACACTACTACAACAATCAATCGACTCTTCTACCACAGAGTGAAACAGTATCTACCGATGGGACTGAGTCATCCGACTCACAGTACGCGACGCCTGTTAGCAGCCCAGAACGCACTGCATCTCCCGAATTACGCCGCAGTGAACGCATTCGCCGCCCACCAAATAGATACTCACCTTAG